The Rhododendron vialii isolate Sample 1 chromosome 1a, ASM3025357v1 region ATTTTTcttaatggttcaaatttgttaAAATTACTTTGCTAAAATCAGGACGATCGATTACATGCAGAGATAAATGGCAGATGTAGTGCACCCTACTAGAAATACTTAGTGACAGTTACAAAAGCAAGTTTAAACTTTAAACAGGCTGTGCACATTCAGacgtaattaatttttctcttttgttgttgttctCCTTTGGCTGGAACTTTTGCCCGTTCGTTAATATACAAGGTGATCGATCTCCAACGTGCTACGCGCAAAAAACATGCTCGTTGTTATAGCAAGTTCATCTTTTCGATCGTTGTACATACGTTATGCAAAGAATAGTCAACCCATCTGTTGAGGAGGTACAAACACTGAGTTAGTTCGCCAAGGCATTCATCGGCGGTGTTCCTATGTTCGGGGTCCGAGCTGGATCAATCCTGGGAGACAGACACCGATAAATCTCAACACCCTCCGATAGGCGGTTGAATATGTTTTAAGGACACCGTGTGATACACGGGTTTCGGTTCACAACATTATTTTGTATTCGATTTGCTATTCAGATTCTGTAACTTCAATTCGTTGTGAATTCagtttatgtatatatgttaGAATTCGTGTTCGGGATACCCGATTGTAAACATTTTGGACAACATGTGATTGGTTAATTTTTCAATAACAATGACCTCCCCAATAAAAATTAACCAAGTACCAATTACTAGGAGCTAGAAAACACAATACAAGGAACGTTCCAGCCAATCAATAATAATAGCCCCCAATGGCTGAGCCTGTCTTTGGTTGATAAGCGACCAAGGATGGCAAAGCCAATCAGTAATATTTAATAGCCCATGGGCCACATTGTGGCCAAACCAAACATACTTGATCCAGGGAGCAAGTGGAGCAATTATCTCTAATGGTGGCTTGACAGTAAAATTTAAGTGTCATCCTTTAGCCCGAAGGCCCGCGATCTACTTGAAGTCCGGTCAGTCCGGCCCAAGCCTGTCCAACGGGCGGGCTAGTCCAACCCGAAGTTTCTAGGGCAGGACTTGGGCCTAAGAATTTTTATTCAGCCCGCTCGTCGGCCCCACCTGTGAGCCGGCCGTTGCAAGCCCGAAAATTTCccctttttttggaaaaaataatttatctaTCCATTTGGAGACCAAGAAACCAACTTCGGGGAGTTTTAAAAACTGTCCATACACAAACAAGTGTGTGCATGTAAATAAAACCCCACTTTTGAGGCAATTTTTGAATTCAACCACTAGTAAAATGTTACATAAAACTACTACCCGATCATGACCCTTACTAAAATGTTACATAAAACTACTGTTTGGTAAATGTAAAAGtgctgaaaaaagaaagaaataagagCATCTCTTTCAGAACATAGAGAGCTAAACAAAGAGAGCTATTAAAGAGATCATGAGTACCAATTTTTGCTATTAGACTTGAAGTTCTTGATGATATTGTTACCTGTAAAAATCAGTCAACTCAGTTACATCTATGATATGGGAACCATTATTTGAAGGTCTTCGCTTTTGTTACTATCTGTGACGATGGTCAATGTTAAAAAAGaatcataataattttttgCGATACACAACGGTTTGTCACTATTTGCATACACCTTTAACTCAGTTACATCATTGATACAGAATGGTTAGTCACTATTTGTGATGATGGTCAATGCTAAAAAAGTATCATCtttgttaatattcttttgaaTCCTTTCTATTGCGTCGAACCTGAGTTATGTGAAGTTGGATTTCGACCTTCTAAACAAGTAGCGAAGGAAACTTATACacagtattaaaaaaatttgccgttcaaaaaaaaatactttttgtgtaagcaaaaaaaaaaaaaaaaaaaaacggcttctcacttttttttgtcatctctttataagtatatatattgtgTCAAACATGTGTTCCATAAAATGGGATTTTAACCATTAAAGTTATATACAATACTTTTGCATACGAAGAAGTTGTATAATCTAAGTTAGGGGTGCACACTGTCCGAATTGGTTCGGTTCTTTAGAAAATTAATAACCAGatcatttcaaacggttctagaaaattgagaatcaaaacctaaccaatatatgcgtGGATCATAATCAGAACCAAACTGCAAGACCGGTCCGATTTTGGTTCAgttccggttctatccaattagcatccaaacacttattcataTTGTACgttagatttcttggaaggttccaatctaaaatcaattggcaatagggGGATtagcctctagaatatattaaccaacattgggtggcttaaatgagcgatgtgAGATGAGTCTAACACTCCCtttcacgtgcagcccggatgcatgTGGAGGTGAAGACCAGGAGCTGAGCGATTGACTTGGGCAACAGAGATGACAGAAACTTTTCCAtaagaggtgaggccacccaagacctggctctgataccatgttagatttcttagagagttccaacctaaaaccaatttgATAGAGactcataaaattaaattttaaaacacCAAATAACtcataagtaaaataaaattaaaatttttattaagaaCTTTCCTGACAAATAAGATTGCATctttaaatacattaatttagcaaggaaaagattaacctaccagatccaaatacatatttaactacaaatatatgtatttatatatatatatagttctaaACGGTCCGATTCGGTTCTAACCACGAAtttttaattgagaaccagtaatggaaccaaaattaacggttgctattttttttgaatcataACCCGACCAATTAATTACAGAACTGGACCAAATAGCATGGTTCGGTGCGGATCAGATCGGTTTTGCAGTTTGGGcgggtgttttttctttttttttagcgGCAAAATATTTATTAGGGGTACTTGTCAAAGGTTAGAACAAGTAAGAGGGAAGGGAAGGGGAATCCAACCAGGTTGGACAAACACCTAGCGAGCCAAGCCCAAAACACCTAAGGGCCATAAAAATGCCCAAATAAAATAGTAAATGAAGCACAAATCACCCTAAATGCTTAAAAAGCCCAAATAATACAAATACAACTCAAGCAAAAAGGCCTAACTGTCGAAATCTGATAATTAGGATCACAGCCCAAGAGGGCCCAAAACCTAACCCTACTCTTCAACACAACTTCAATCAAAGTCTCCAGCCACCACCGACCACCAAATCCAGCTAGCCACCACAACAAGCCACCGTATAGCCACTACCTAAACACCATCAGGCCTTTTCCAACCAACACTAAGGAGAGACGAAATGGCAACTACCAACCCCAATCTGAGCACCCTTAATCTGAGTTTTTTAAACTCATAGGGTGTTGGGCTTTGGCCTTTTAGGTGAGTTTCATCCCAAAAGGTGTCCTTGATTGATTTCTTGCCAATCTTAgatttgggtctcggattggaCAAAAGATTGCTCTTTGAGCATGATGCTATTTCCTTGTTCTTATTAGTCTTGtgacaatttcaaaattaataaaaaaaaattgccattcaaaaaaagaaaaacaatctcTCAATGTTTACCTGATTATGGTCAATGCTAACACAATATACTcctattacaatttttttttttaaattttacgtATCCTAATTACAGTCTTGACCTATCTTTTCAGATTTCTCATATCATTTTTGCTATATCATGATATCATATCAAATTCCACTCGTGTGTCCATACCTCATCGTGTTAGTATTGGATACGAAATCCATTCTATACTTGCAAATATGCGTCTTTCGAAAGTATCCACAGTGTAAAGATTagtttttaatattttgaaatatCATACAACCTCGgctcaaccaaaaaaatttgcactCAACCCTATCTCTCGATCTCTTCttctctcaaccctagccaccacatCTTCTCGATCTTCTCCCTTTCCCTCCCCCCCCGTGGGTTCTATATCCGTGTGGGCAGCGGGAGGGGGAGGCCATGGTACTACCGactcaatttatttgtttttgttttttttattttttattctgtcTCTCCAGATCTACGACTTGTCGTCTGATctatgagagttttgtctcttgtTCTATGAGAGTTATTAGTTTCGTCTTCggacgaattttgtctacagatcaCGTTCTCTCAATCGAGGTTGTTTCACAATGATATCTATATTTCAGCGTTCTATCCCTACATGATGTCTTTGGCGAGGCAACCCGTGGCGGTTTAGTAGATTTGTAGTTCTTGagagttcattggtgcgttcatacttgACTGGAGTGCATTtgatcgtctgggtatttggtgtcttttgtccttaactttgcactttttttcgtttgagactcctaattagttgttaggcagtttaaaagtgtcgctaTTGCGTCAGGCCATGTTTGGATTAGGATGAAAAGAtatcgattgccttgtgatttatttgttttctatttggtagacgattagtttgactttgtccaagttctttgtaatgatctccgttttgtaagtgccACTGGGCGTTTagcaatacaatcttctcacttttgtcaaaaaaaatatatatatatcatacaCTTTTCGAAGATTCTTAAGTCACGTATCTGAatttatataaaattatatatcaGGTTGTGGCACTTCAAGGACAGTATTACAGTAACATTTTTTTGCAATCACTATAAGTACGGATTCGCAATATTTGACTTAATTCTTATAAAATTACTAGTACTAATCCGTGCCAACGGCACTACGCATCTCGGTTGGAAGGGaatgacagttgtgtgatttaggagaaaatcatgggcacttaaccgggaagtgaAAGGATGAACTACAACCTTTGGATTAAATGAATCTCAACCGTTCCAACAACTTATCCCAACacccttttgttttataatagagatatatAAGATTGTGGCTATATGTCATCCCTTTCCACCGTTTTTGGGATTTGGTACGTGATACCAAATCCTACTCGTGTGTCCATACCTCATCGTATTAGCATCGGATACGAAATCCATTTTATACTTGCAAGTTGTCATCACACGAGAATGGCTATGTATCATCCTCTAGACAAACTAGTACGCAGTATTTTAACATCCTTTTCATTTTAACATGAATTTAGCTTGTCCAAGTGATTGCAACTTTCAGATggtatttttaatggttcagatttgttttcaTATTCGTAATGAAAAGAGTATACTTTTATCGATAAAAGTTTcagcaaatctgaaccattaactatcaagatgaacagttcagattaaATTACACACGCTTCTCTGTAGTTCAGATCCTTATAACATCATCCGAGTGCTTATTCGTCTCTCACATTTCCATCCTTCATAGTAAGACGTAGCAACTAGAACCAAAAACCACCGcaaccaaaccaccaccaccaccggcggcAGTACTTATGTCACTTCCAGACCCAGTAGTAATCATAATCGGAGCCGGAGCCTCCGGCCTCGCCATCGCGGCATGCCTAACCCGCTTATCCATCCCATACATAATTCTAGAGCGAGAAGACTGCTCTGCTTCACTATGGAAGAAAAAATCCTACGATCGACtccaccttcacctagcaaaaCAATACTGCCAGCTCCCACACTTTCCATTCCCCACAAACTTCCCCAAATACGTACCCAAAAGCCAATTCATACAGTACCTTGACTCCTACGCCACCCACTTCGACATCACCCCTCAGTTCAATCGACTCGTCGAGTCAGCCAGATTCGACGAGTCGATTGAAAAGTGGAGGGTGGTCGTGAGGAATATTGTGGGGTCTGGCGAGGCGGAGGAGTATTCGGGGAGGTTTTTGGTGGTGGCGACCGGCCGAGAGAGCGAGGAGTTTGTGCCGGTGGTGGAAGGGTTGGGGGGGTTTACAGGGGAGGTTATGCACTCGACTGGGTATAAATCAGGAGAgaagtatagagagagaagggttttgGTTGTTGGGTGTGGGAATTCTGGTATGGAAATTGCTTTTGATTTGGCTGTCCATGGTGCCAAGACCTCCATTGTTGTCCGAAGCCCGGTAAGAGCCTGCTTCTCTATTAAATTTACAGCGCGTTTAATGGGGTGAAATCGGTACGGTTCGGTCTAGTTTTTTTACTAGTTTTATAAGCAAATTGGTTCATGCGGTTTCACAATTTCATGAACTTCTTTTTGccgataaataaaataaaattctgaAATCAGACCAAACAACTTCCATTTTAATGTTGAATCGAAACTGCTAAAAAACTCAACCAACCCGTTGACTTCGAAGATTGACGAGTTGGCGCTAAAAAACTGCTAACCAACTGCCAAGGACGGGTTGGTTGAAAAATTGCATCTTTAACCCGCCCAACTCGACCGTTGCACATCCCTAGTAGCTAATAATACCAAaggacctttaaaaaaaaaaaggccggaTAAAATTAAAGAATATGAAATGGCATGACAAAACTCTAAACTAATGTCTAGAAACAATTTCCATATATCCTAATTCTATCGAACTTAATTTAAACAGACAGAACCAGGTCATGGAAGATGGGTTGGGTCATTGCTGGGATTATGGGGTTATCGTTATATAGTGAGCCGAATATTCTGGTTCGGTCAGACTCAATACGCTTGGCAGAAGGCCGGACGTAGTCCTTCAATTCTGTCTGATCAGATCAAAATGAGCATCTGACTTTTAGGTTTGGATGTCGGGTTCGGGGGTGGTAACGTTCGGATATGAAGGATCCAATTGCCAAGCTGTACTAAAAGACAAGACTCGACCCTCAAGGGTTTAGACTTTTAGGTTCAGCAAAACCCAAGCAGGCCGGCCAGGTCATCTGCGTGTGATCCTAACCACCTGGCTTCAATCATCAGTTTTGACGTCAGGGGCGGTTAGGGCGTGTGTAAGGCACGTGCACACATTGGATTCATACACGATAACGGTCTTATCCGGGACGTTAGGTGTGTTGTCAGTCGAAGCGGTTACTGAGTGTGCGAGGCACACTCATGCACTTGGCGAGCAAGTAACCGCCCTCTATATAAAGGCAATGATGGAACCCTAATGACCAAAATCTGATCGTGTCGtttcttaataaaaaataattaataaaacgaaATAGTACTATCAAAAGAATAGCAGTAAATACTTTGAGTATTGTCCTCAGGGATTACAAAGACTAAGTTGCAGCTATTTCAAttgatttctaaattaattcggaaagagatttgattattggattttaaaaatattaaaaagtaggagtaaattaaattaaagcaaTTAAGAAGTAGAGAGAGTTTATGATCAGAGAAGAAATCTAGGGTTAACAGTTTCTATGGGATGATaaagattaattattcgaatcaatccggatatcgttagggtttgcaagccctcaTGTTATCGCCAAATGATTTTTGTgaatcaccaaatagcatggAGTGTTGCCGCCTAGTACGAACTGTCTTACTAGTACAAtccgtctctatggcacggatcgtctaataACATGGCGCGTCTTACAGAACATAACCCATCTTACTCagttatcacaaaacaattaagAACCGTTGTGTGAACGTGCATAAAAAGTTACAAACCTAGGAAATCAtacacaataatttttttttttgataatcaaaatcgCTCAAAACAGGCTACAAAGCAAGAGAAATATCTCTAGATAAAACAACAAAGATACTAGGGGAAGGGGAGGACACCCAATTAACAGGcaaagtatccttcaaataaaTTAATATCACAAATAAATCCTTATGTCATACAACCACGATTCGAATAAgaaaacactaaatcaaaacatTAGCATTGTTGTTAGGAGTTCAAGCTTTATCTACGTCCTAAAAATGGATTCAGCCGGCCATCGGAGTTGGACCCATTGAATTGAAGTTCTGTTCCTTAGCCGCTGCCGTGTGGCCTCGTTCTTTTTTTCGTCCAAAACCCTTGCCTAGCTCACGTTCAAAATTCATCTAGTCCAGCGTTTTCCCGGGTTTGCTTAGCTACCCTTATAATTACATGACTGATGTGGTGTTTGTTGGTTAATATGTGCAGATTCATATTCTGTCAAAGGGATTGATGAATTGGGCGATAGAGCTGTTGAAGTATCTTCCCTTCTCTACTGTGGAATCCCTAGTTCTTCTGCTCAGCAAGCTACGGTATGGAGGCCTTGCAAAGTATGGGATTCAAAGGCCTAAAGAGGGCCCTTTGACAATGAAAAAAAAGTATGGAAAGTCCCCGGTCGTTGACATCGGAACTTACAACAAGATCAAGTCCGGCGAAATCCAGGTACGCTCAAGGCTTCAAATTGCAGCCGTTACATATTGTTTTGGGTGCTAGGTATCGAATGTTGGAGGGTGTTTTGTCTTCCAACATTCGCATGTTTATGCACGATTTTTGTCGGTTTCATGTTTTATATAGTTTATTGTACGATTCATCTTTTCTGTTCAAGGCTACGGCTAATTTTGATGCTATGAAAGGCTTTTTGAACAAATAATAATTCACGACTATTATATATGTGCCTCAATATTGTTCTTGCCACTTATCGCCTTGCACGCTCAATTTATTACCAGACATGACCAAATAACATGAACAGGACATGCATATGTACTGCTTGAGTTGTGAGTTATAACACGACTTTTCGTCATCGTGAtgtaaaattacaaaattaccccTTTATCAATTAACCTttttaggcaatttttttttttttttgcaacattAAAGGGCAATTTGTCAATTTACAAATATAAAGCTGGAAAACAGAGTCCCCGTTACTAATTGTAATATGTGTGTGGATATATACACAAATGTTTGGCGCCGCTAGCCTCCATGGCTTAAATAAGTAGTTGAATTTATGTAGTCCATTGATTAATTCTTCATTTACTTATAAATGTACTGAAATTACATTTCGTATTATTCGTATCTTTctgtctttattttatttgtttatattataataataatacacAGGTCTTGCCAGCAATAGCTAGGATAAAGGGGGATGAAGTTGAATTTGAGAATGGCAACTCACATCAATTTGACACCATCGTCTTCGCTACTGGATTCAAGAGATCAATACATAAGTGGCTTACGGTGAAGTAACCAAACTACACTTACATTTTTCAGAACTTGGGACCTTGTAATGTAGTGGTGGTAGCACGCAATCCGAGCAGTACTACAGGTCCTTGTTCCTAAATTTTCCGGCCATTTGTTTGAATGGATATAAAAATAGGAGGGTTTAGAGCGGCGAGGGAGAATTTTGGAGACAAGTACCTTGGCCCTGCTAGTCATTAACCCTGCTTGACCCACTGTTCCTTTTGCCTTCGATGATGGGGAGCATGTATTTTTCATGGGAAAAATATCATATACCCTACCCTTGATATGCCCTTATATTCATAAAACAAAGAGAACCTGTGTAAAATACTACTATCGCCGTTAAGTTTTTCATAATGTTCGTTCAATCCGTAAAACGGCAACTTtgaaataatacatttttttcaagaaaaattcaaagttttCTCATGATCAactaaaagatctcattgatactcaataaattgttgttttttttgagtttcttctgataaatttgtattattttttaagttattgTTTTGCGAATtgaacaaacattttgagatGAAGGAAATATGCATGATACGCGAGACTCTTCTCTTATTACTTATATTTGTTTTATTGATTTTGGGGACTGTAGGGAGACAATTGCCTGTTGGACGAAGATGGTAATCCAAAGCCTAGTTTTCCCAACCACTGGAAGGGCCAAAATGGATTATACTGTGCTGGATTAGACGGGAGAGCACTACATGGAGCTGGATTGGATGCCCAAGACATAGCCAATGATATCAAGTCATCTCTTTGATTGAACTCAGGAGCATAGAGCGTAACTTAAACCGCGTGTCGAAAAGTGTATTTTtcttaatggttcagatttgtcaAAGTACTTTTCTAAATGATTATAGAGAGATGAATGACTCGAACCATGCTATATATCCGTGTAGTGCACCCTACTAAAAATACTTAGCAACAGTTACAAAAGCAAGTTTAAATAACTATGCACGTATAGAATGTAATCATACTTGGTGAAACTTAGAAATTTGTTCCCTCCTAAGATATGAGAATTGAAACCCTCTTAGGTGATATCAATATCTTCCGGGCTAGTGGACAGTACATTAAAGTCTCTCAGAATTAGTCAATATACGCGCATATAAGTTGATCCGAATACCATGTTATAAGAAAATAGAGTGTGGACAGATCCATGAACAATTGGGTGATGGGATCGATCTGGAAAGGTATTAGCCCTccaaaggtggaaattttttcgTGGATGGCTCTCCAAGACAGAGTGGCGTCGAGAACGGTATTGCTCCATAGAAACTTGATCTCCAAGGGCCAATCGGTGCTGTGTCCTCGTTGTTCATTGCACAAAGAATCGCCTGAGCATATTTTCTTActttgccaattttcttggGAAGTCTGGTCCCTAATTTTGGACTGGTGGCATATCTCTTGGGTGTGCCCTGCCTCCCTTTTGGATCTGTTCAACTGGTGGCTTGGTAtgagtttcaaaaatttggagaattaTCTATGGGAAACAACCTTCCATGTCACTGTTTGGTCTTTATGGTTGGTAAGGAAcgatcttgttttcaacaatgTTTCAGGGCGTGTGGAGAATCTTGGAGAGTTAATTAAAACCAGAGTAGCAATGTGGATTAAAGTGAAGTTCGATATGAAAGTATACTCGGTCGAGGATTTTAAGGGCTATCTTGATGGTGTGAGAAAGGTAACAGTGTAAAAGTGTAATGTTTTGTTTAGGTGTCGTGCAgtccaattttctgttggacGCTGTTTTTTTCATGTCTCCTGTGCTCGTTAGCATCTGTGCTTAACGAGTTTAcctctcgatgtacccatttCGAGATAATAAATTTATCGTtttgccgaggaaaaaaaattattgtattTGAAATGTCAGCGCTCAACTTCAGTGGTAAAATGGATAAGGTGGACCCCTAAGAACAAATATGGTTGTAACGTCTCTGCGAATATCATGATTGTGAGGTCTGATCCTTCTGATATACGGTCACAGATTCCCAATAATGGGGGCCATGGAATTAATTATAGTCCAACATGTCTGTCCACCAAATGAAATTGTGCTTTTATagttcggtcttgctattgtcagcccactgggctgacaataaacaaactaaaagacaagaaaaacacgtatttctgtgtactttatACACCCTTTAAAACACATTCACACTTTCATTATtatcagcccattgggctgattttagaattttcctttatagttttttgttttcttcggGAGGAACAGTTCTACAGTCAGGTTCCTAAACGGATCCGACCGTACAATTTAAATCTCCGGATAAGTTAGCGTAGCCACACTAGTTATGGCCCTTCACTTATTTCAGGGTACTTATACGATGGAAAAACGATGCCCAAACCTTAAGAAGTACTCTCAAAAGTTAGACGTCTGTCTAAACCACTGGGCCAACCTTAATGTGTGTTATGCTTTGATAGGTTGCATGGATAGGTGATTCCATTCAAACAGTGGGTATTATTTGTGGTTAGAAAAAGAAGTCTCTCTCACGTTTAGATTACGAATGAGGTGTGAAATGACAAGAAATGGTGtattaaaagtgatatattatGAGTAAATGACTTTCTattgtaaagtgaaaaataagtatttaaaaaaataaaaatcttagtgAAAAGGGGCTTAAAATCTGTCACATTCAAGAATATCAAAAAAacttctattgtttggttggagaAAAGCCTCATCTTTCTCTAATTTCGATTGTCATAATCACAGTCTAATTTCACAAACTAATTCAACCATGTCACATTTTGTTTATATGAtgatatcctttttttttttcagctcAATTGATTTAGAAGTTAACTAGCTACTTTAGCTCCTTCT contains the following coding sequences:
- the LOC131300558 gene encoding probable indole-3-pyruvate monooxygenase YUCCA10, whose product is MSLPDPVVIIIGAGASGLAIAACLTRLSIPYIILEREDCSASLWKKKSYDRLHLHLAKQYCQLPHFPFPTNFPKYVPKSQFIQYLDSYATHFDITPQFNRLVESARFDESIEKWRVVVRNIVGSGEAEEYSGRFLVVATGRESEEFVPVVEGLGGFTGEVMHSTGYKSGEKYRERRVLVVGCGNSGMEIAFDLAVHGAKTSIVVRSPIHILSKGLMNWAIELLKYLPFSTVESLVLLLSKLRYGGLAKYGIQRPKEGPLTMKKKYGKSPVVDIGTYNKIKSGEIQVLPAIARIKGDEVEFENGNSHQFDTIVFATGFKRSIHKWLTGDNCLLDEDGNPKPSFPNHWKGQNGLYCAGLDGRALHGAGLDAQDIANDIKSSL